The following are from one region of the Osmerus mordax isolate fOsmMor3 chromosome 1, fOsmMor3.pri, whole genome shotgun sequence genome:
- the LOC136944945 gene encoding NACHT, LRR and PYD domains-containing protein 3-like has translation MATSNEEHLLGTLEKLGEDDLKTFQWFLKKKVLDGFDPIPKSRLEKAARTDIVDRMVETYRLEGALKITVEILGKMDQNNLAEWLMSVSGAEEAGGNSSTSCLPQKVQGSSNTTETGGHAAAPGGNPSEQIDCHDEYTVIFKFKKRKHQRLLKSKYEEIVDGMKQHGEKISLDSIYTELYITEAGGGEVNDQHEVRQIEGEYRKIRGSEKKVKFNNIFKSPDEQDKIVRRVLTKGIAGIGKTFSSQKFTLDWANKKQNQDIDFIFPLPFRQLNLLKQEKHTLIGVIQKCFKEMEKEFIAAIFTRGQENKTELKVLFILDGLDEFQMPLNYKKYESCEDVTEPKTIDVLLTNLIMKDLLPSALLWITSRPVAANQIPSECVDLVTEVRGFNDDQKDEYIMKRCSDEILARRIISHIKTSRILYIMCHIPVVAFIIATVLKTCGEKEMPRNLTQVYIHFLVDQVRKMNVKYNRKEETDAPWDKNNIKMIRSLGKLAFTQLENGNLIFSEADLKKCGIDVEGAANCSGMCTEIFSEDKWGGEEKVYCFVHLTIQELFAALHVFLSFIKDHVNVMEKQFYKRIPFLQPAVRFYKSAVDRTLESEKGHLDLFLRFLLGLSMESNQTRLTGLLTQTRNNTQSHEKTIKYIKEKISEDPSPERCMNLFHCLNELNDHSLVEEIQHYLSSGSPSSENKLSSTQWSALVFVLLTSEEKMDVFDLKIYSRSEEGLLRLLPVVKDSKTALLNDCNLSEGCCEALASALPSSDLTQLDLSNNNLGNSGMKLLSAGLGNRLCKLETLRYKGSGQ, from the exons ATGGCCACAAGTAATGAAGAACACCTGTTGGGAACTCTGGAGAAGCTCGGGGAAGACGATCTGAAGACGTTTCAGTGGTTCCTGAAGAAGAAAGTTCTGGATGGGTTTGATCCCATCCCAAAGAGCAGGTTGGAGAAAGCTGCGAGAACAGACATAGTGGATAGGATGGTGGAGACATACAGACTTGAAGGAGCTCTGAAGATCACTGTGGAGATCCTGGGAAAGATGGATCAGAATAATCTTGCTGAGTGGCTGATGA gtGTCAGTGGTGCTGAGGAGGCTGGTGGGAACAGTtcaacttcctgtcttcctcagaAAGTCCAGGGTTCCTCCAACACGACTGAGACTGGAGGCCATGCTGCTGCTCCTGGTGGAAACCCCTCAGAGCAAATAGACTGTCATG ATGAATATACAGTAATTTTCAAATTCAAGAAACGCAAACATCAAAGACTACTCAAATCTAAGTATGAAGAAATAGTTGATGGGATGAAACAGCATGGCGAGAAAATCTCCCTGGACAGTATCTACACAGAGCTCTACATcacagaggctggaggtggagaggtcaATGACCAACATGAAGTGCGACAGATTGAGGGAGAATACAGGAAGATTAGAGGGTCAGAGAAAAAAGTCAAATTCAACAACATCTTCAAATCCCCAGATGAACAAGACAAAATCGTCAGAAGAGTTCTGACCAAGGGAATCGCTGGCATCGGCAAAACGTTTTCTTCACAGAAGTTCACTCTGGACTgggcaaacaaaaaacaaaaccaagACATTGATTTCATTTTCCCACTGCCTTTTCGACAGCTGAATTTGTTGAAGCAAGAGAAGCACACCTTGATTGGTGTCATTCAAAAATGCTTcaaagaaatggagaaagagtttATTGCCGCCATTTTCACAAGGGGacaagaaaacaagacagaatTGAAAGTTCTGTTTATCTTGGATGGTCTTGATGAGTTCCAGATGCCCCTCAACTACAAGAAGTACGAGAGCTGTGAAGATGTCACAGAGCCAAAGACCATAGATGTGCTGCTGACAAACCTGATCATGAAAGATCTGCttccttctgctctcctctggatAACGTCCCGACCTgttgcagccaatcagatcccttcTGAGTGTGTTGACCTGGTGACGGAGGTACGAGGGTTCAATGATGATCAGAAGGATgagtacatcatgaagagatgcagtgatgagatcttggccaggagaatcatctcacacataaagacatcaAGGATCCTCTACATCATGTGCCATATTCCAGTCGTCGCTTTCATTATTGCAACAGTTTTAAAGACCtgtggagaaaaagagatgccCAGGAATCTGACTCAAGTTTACATACACTTCCTGGTTGACCAAGTCAGAAAGATGAACGTGAAGTACAACAGGAAAGAGGAGACTGATGCACCCTGGGACAAAAATAACATTAAGATGATTCGATCACTGGGGAAACTGGCTTTCACACAACTGGAAAATGGCAACCTGATTTTCAGCGAGGCAGACCTGAAGAAGTGTGGCATTGATGTTGAAGGAGCTGCAAACTGCTCTGGGATGTGCACTGAAATCTTTTCAGAAGATAAATGGGGTGGTGAGGAGAAGGTGTACTGCTTTGTCCATCTGACCATCCAGGAGCTTTTTGCTGCTCTGCATGTGTTTCTGTCATTCATTAAAGACCATGTGAATGTAATGGAAAAACAATTTTACAAGAGAATACCCTTCCTCCAACCGGCTGTCAGATTCTACAAGAGTGCTGTGGACAGGACCTTAGAAAGTGAGAAAGGACACCTGGACCTcttcctccgcttcctcctggGCCTCTCAATGGAGTCCAATCAGACTCGCTTAACAGGTCTACTGACTCAGACAAGAAACAATACACAGAGCCATGAGAAAACAATCAAGTACATCAAGGAGAAAATCAGCGAGGATCCCTCTCCAGAAAGATGCATGAATCTGTTCCACtgtctgaatgaactgaatgaCCATTCTCTAGTGGAGGAGATCCAACACTACCTGAGCTCAGGAAGTCCCTCCAGTGAGAATAAGCTCTCATCTACACAGTGGTCAGCTCTGGTCTTTGTGTTGCTGACTTCAGAAGAGAAGATGGACGTGTTTGACCTGAAGATATACTCCAGATCAGAGGAAGGTCTTCTGAGGCTCCTGCCAGTGGTCAAAGACTCCAAAACTGCTCT GCTGAATGACTGTAACCTCTCAGAAGGGTGCTGTGAagcgctggcctcagctctcccctcctcagatcTGACACAGCTGGACTTGAGTAACAACAACCTGGGGAattcaggcatgaagctgctctctgctggactggggaatcgACTCTGCAAGCTtgagacactgag GTACAAGGGGTCCGGCCAATGA